In one window of Frigoriglobus tundricola DNA:
- a CDS encoding DUF1559 family PulG-like putative transporter yields MKLASGRSRRGFTLIELLVVIAIIAILIGLLLPAVQKVREAAARMSCTNNLKQIGLAAHNYAGTYDSTFAPGSNLSPNAPTQGYTIGPPFAGPYTSVLAYLLPYIEQQNVYNAIPQPYFQLNSTQGAWAYSTAPYDYQSGVPSQYTNGTGYLKIFETRIKTYECPSDSPYSTTTAQTDWIIDAWIVTAGGSYYIDYVLNYPGFGQGLGASNYAGCAGYLSDPQITGTKAANDSKYLGIYYANSQTKIVSITDGTSNTIAFGEMQSGRYSGNGYRFTWMGAGSLSVEYGISNNVQGSPWSYSSRHTGIVNFAFADGSVRSITKSADTNTFFAAAGANDGVVFDYSLLGQ; encoded by the coding sequence ATGAAACTCGCATCGGGTCGCTCGCGGCGTGGGTTCACGCTGATCGAGCTGCTGGTCGTCATCGCGATCATCGCGATCCTCATCGGGCTACTGCTCCCCGCCGTTCAGAAGGTGCGCGAGGCCGCCGCGCGCATGAGCTGCACCAACAACCTGAAACAGATCGGGTTGGCCGCCCACAACTACGCGGGCACGTACGACAGCACGTTCGCTCCCGGCAGTAACCTGAGCCCGAATGCCCCGACCCAGGGCTACACCATCGGGCCGCCGTTCGCAGGACCGTACACCAGCGTTCTGGCCTACCTGCTGCCCTACATCGAACAGCAGAACGTTTATAACGCCATCCCCCAGCCCTACTTCCAGTTGAACTCGACGCAGGGGGCCTGGGCCTATTCCACGGCGCCTTATGACTACCAGAGCGGGGTTCCGAGTCAGTACACCAACGGCACCGGGTATCTCAAGATCTTTGAAACTCGCATCAAAACTTACGAGTGCCCCTCCGACAGCCCCTATTCCACGACGACGGCTCAGACCGACTGGATCATCGACGCCTGGATCGTCACGGCCGGGGGCTCCTATTACATCGACTACGTGCTCAACTACCCCGGTTTCGGTCAGGGGCTCGGGGCCAGCAACTACGCCGGGTGCGCCGGCTACTTGTCGGACCCCCAGATCACGGGCACGAAGGCCGCCAACGACTCAAAGTACCTGGGCATTTACTACGCCAACTCGCAAACCAAGATCGTATCGATCACCGACGGCACGTCCAACACGATCGCCTTTGGTGAAATGCAATCGGGTCGGTACAGCGGCAACGGCTACCGCTTCACGTGGATGGGCGCCGGCAGCCTGTCCGTCGAGTACGGCATCTCCAATAACGTCCAGGGGAGCCCGTGGTCGTATAGCAGCCGGCACACCGGTATCGTGAACTTTGCCTTCGCCGACGGCTCGGTGCGCTCGATCACCAAGAGCGCGGACACCAACACGTTCTTCGCCGCCGCGGGTGCGAACGACGGCGTCGTGTTCGACTACAGCTTGCTCGGCCAGTAA